Part of the Deltaproteobacteria bacterium genome, GCCGAGAAGCCTTTCTATCAAGGCAAAACGGTGACCTTCTTTATCAACTTCAGCGCCGGCGGGCCGACCGATATCGAAGGGCGCATCGTCGCGCGCCATCTGGCGCGCTTCATTCCCGGCAGTCCGACCATCGTCGTGCAGAACATGTCCGGCGGCGGCGGCGTGACGGGGATCAATTTTCTCGGTGAACGCGCCAAACCCGACGCCTTGACCCTGGGCTACTTTACCGGGCCGTATAATCACCAGATGATGAAGAGCACGACCCTGCGCATCGATTTGATGAAGGTGCCTTATATCGCATCGGTCGAGGGCGTGACGGTTTGCTACATACGTTCCGATGTCGCGCCGGGAATCAAGAAACCTACCGACATTATCAAAGCAGAACGGTTTCGCGCCGGCGGCTTGTCCTTCGATAGCAACAAGGACTTGCGCTTTCGCTTGGCCTTCGACGTGCTTGGGGTCAAGTACGATTACGTCACCGGCTACAACAGCAGCAACGATGCGCGGCTGGCGGTGCAGCGCAATGAGATTCAATACCATGACGAAAATATTCCCGGATACCGCGGTGTGGTCGAGCCGCAGATGGTCAAGACCGGTATGGTGACGCCGCTTTATTATCACGACGTGATCTCGCCCGATGGCAACATGCGCAAGAGTCTGGATTATCCCGAACTCAATTCCTTCACTGAAATTTACACCCAGATCCACGGCAAGGCGCCGAGTGGGATGAAGTACGAAGCGCTCAAGGCGGCCAACATGGCGAGCCAGAACCTTAACCGTGTGGTGCTCTTGCCGCCGGGCTCGCCCAGGGAAGCGGTGCTGACCATGCGCCACGCCTTCACGCAGCTCGCCAAGGATGAAGAGTTTATCGCCGAAGCAAAAAAAATCATGCGCTTTCAACCGCGCTTTGAGATCGGCGAGAATGGTGAGAAGCTGCGCGAAAAAGTTTTGCGCGCGCCGCCCGAATTGATCACCTTCGTGCAAAAGTTTGTCCAAGACGCGATGAAGTAACTGCTGATCAGGCAATAGGCAAAATAAGGAATTTTGGATTTTCGATTTTGGATTTTGGATTTTGGATTGGAGAAAAAGAGCATGGGAAAAAGATCTCGGATACGATGGCTGGATTCTGGTTCCGACAATCCAAAATCACAAATCCAAAATCCAAAATGGATTCGGCGTGTCACCCTCATTATCGCATTCGTGATCTGTGGGGCTATGGCCACGGCGCAGCAGCCAGCGAAAATCCCGCGGGTAGGAAAACTAATTGGTGCGTCCCTATCCGCTGACTCGGCCCGCACCGAGGCATTCCGGCAGGGGCTGCGCGAGCTTGGATACGTGGAGGGGAAAAACATTGTCCTTGAGTTGCGATCCGCTGAGGGGAAACTCGATCGCCTCCCCGCGCTCGCGGCCGAGCTAGTGCGTCTCAAGGTAGACATCATCGTCACGGCTGGTCCGATACCAACCCGTGCCGCCAAGGAAGCGACGACTACAATTCCCATTGTCATGACCCGTGATCCGGATCCTGTTGCCCCCGGGTTCGTCGCCAGCCTAGCGCGGCCGGGCGGAAACATCACTGGATTGTCTACTCTCGCCCCGGAGCTAAGCGGCAAACGGCTGGAGCTTTTGAAGGAGGTTATTCCTAAAGTCTCCCGCGTGGCCGTCTTCGGGACTTCAACCTATCCCGGCAACGCGCAATCGTTAAAAGAGGTGGAACTCGCCGCAAAGGCGTTCAAGGTACAGCTTCAATACCTGGACGTACTAGATTCCAAGGATATTGAGACCGCATTCCGAGCCGCGAGCAAGGGGCGAGCTGACGCTGTTCTTTTTATGGTGGCGGGCGGCGTCGCCACTGCGCACCAAACAGAGATTGCCGAACTCACGGTAAAGAGTCGGCTCCCGGTGATATATGCAGATAGTCGGTATGTGGACGCCGGTGGCCTAATGTCTTACGCCACGAATGTCTTCGACTTGGACCGGCGCGCCGCTACGTATGTCGACAAGCTTCTGAAGGGCAGAACGCCTGCTGATCTTCCCGTGGAGCAGCCGATGAAGTTCGAGTTCATCATCAATTTGATAGCGGCAAAACGGATCGGCCTGACGATTCCGCCGAATGTTCTGGTGCGGGCGGACCGGGTGATTCGATGAAGAAGGCAATAACAAATGGCAGGATAACGGAGCGCGGGTTTTCCAACCCGCGATTAACTGCGGACAACAATGTCCGCGCGCCAATGTCTGCCCGTTCGGAGGGCCGACACGCACGTCGGCCCCTACAGGGTCCGACAATCGGAGATCTAAAATGGGTGGGCTTGATAGGACGAGTTGAACCTATGAGCAACTTATTGCTGACGGTGGTGTTTTTATCGATGCTTTTTTCCAGCGCGTTGGCTCAGGAGAAAAGTAAATTTCCTCTCAGCGCGTCGTCGAAGACGCTCGGCTACAGTCCGTTGTGGGTGGCGAGCAAGCTGGGCTTTTTCGAAAAGCAGAGCTTGGACGTGCAACTGGTTTTGGTTTCGGGAGCGGATAAGTCGACGATGGCACTGGTCGGCGGCTCGGTAAATGTTTCCACCGGCGGCACCGACACGGTGATCGCGGCGGTGGAGCAGGGCGCGGACCTCGCCAGCATCGGCGGCGTGATCAACGGCCTGACGCATTACATCATGGGCGGCAAGAAATTCAAAAGCTTCGAAGATTTGCGCGGCGCGAATATCGGATCATCCGGTCTCACCTCGGGCACGGCGTTCGTTTTACGCCGCGTGCTGCGCGCCAAAGGGATGGAGTATCCGCGCGATTATAGCTTGATCAACGTCGGCGGCTCGGCGCAGGCTTTCCTGTCGCTTACCGCGGGCCGCATCGACGCCGCGATCATCGCCGTGCCGCTCAACTACGAAGCGGCGCAGATGGGCTTTCCGGTGATCGCCAAGGTGGTCGACTTCATCCCGAATTATCAGCTGACGGAAGTAACCGTAAAGCGCAGCTGGGCCGACAAGAACCGCGCTCTGACGGTGCGTTTCATGAAGGGGTTGATCCAGGCGATGCGTTGGATGTACGACAACAAAGAGCCGGCCATCGAGTTTCTCGCCAAGGAAATGCAGCTCAAGCCGGACGCGGCGCGGCGCGGCTGGGAATACTACACGGAAAACAAAATCTGGAATCCCAACGCCGAGTCCAATGTCGAAGGCGTGCGCACGGTGATCCAAATCGCCGCCGAGCGCGGCCAGTTCAAAAGCGGCGCGCTGCCGGCGCCGGCAAAATATCTCGATCACAGTTTTGTCGAAGAAGCTTTAAAGGAGTTGGGAAAAAGGTAGATGAAAAAGAAAGCGACCAAGAAAGCCGCAAAACAAACCAAGAGCAATAAAGCCAGAGTCACGAAAGCGAAAACGAGTCATAAGCTTGATGTTCGCACGCCCAAGAGCGAAACGAGCTGGGAGCCGCGGCGGCGATATTTTACACACGACGGTTTGAAGCTTCATTATTGGGAGTGGGGCGATCCCAAGGAGGAGACTTACGTTTTTGTCCACGGCGTGCGTGATCAGGGGCGCAGTTGGGATCATTTCCTCGATGAGTTGATCCGCCGCGGCGTGCCGATCAAGCATGCGGTGGCCCTCGACCTGCGCGGTCATGGCGACAGCGAGTGGCCAAGCACCAGCCGCGGCTACGCGCATGAAGATTTTCTTACCGATCTCGCCGGACTGGCGAAGCACTTGGACAAAGAGTCGGTGACTATCATCGGCCACTCCCTGGGCGGCAGCATGTGTTTGCTCTACGCGGGCACGTTCCCGGAAAAGGTCAAGCGCATGGTGCTGCTCGAATCCCTCGGGCCATTCGCGCGCGCCGACGATGAAGTGCCGAACATCATGGCCG contains:
- a CDS encoding ABC transporter substrate-binding protein — protein: MDFRFWILDFGLEKKSMGKRSRIRWLDSGSDNPKSQIQNPKWIRRVTLIIAFVICGAMATAQQPAKIPRVGKLIGASLSADSARTEAFRQGLRELGYVEGKNIVLELRSAEGKLDRLPALAAELVRLKVDIIVTAGPIPTRAAKEATTTIPIVMTRDPDPVAPGFVASLARPGGNITGLSTLAPELSGKRLELLKEVIPKVSRVAVFGTSTYPGNAQSLKEVELAAKAFKVQLQYLDVLDSKDIETAFRAASKGRADAVLFMVAGGVATAHQTEIAELTVKSRLPVIYADSRYVDAGGLMSYATNVFDLDRRAATYVDKLLKGRTPADLPVEQPMKFEFIINLIAAKRIGLTIPPNVLVRADRVIR
- a CDS encoding ABC transporter substrate-binding protein, whose protein sequence is MKKAITNGRITERGFSNPRLTADNNVRAPMSARSEGRHARRPLQGPTIGDLKWVGLIGRVEPMSNLLLTVVFLSMLFSSALAQEKSKFPLSASSKTLGYSPLWVASKLGFFEKQSLDVQLVLVSGADKSTMALVGGSVNVSTGGTDTVIAAVEQGADLASIGGVINGLTHYIMGGKKFKSFEDLRGANIGSSGLTSGTAFVLRRVLRAKGMEYPRDYSLINVGGSAQAFLSLTAGRIDAAIIAVPLNYEAAQMGFPVIAKVVDFIPNYQLTEVTVKRSWADKNRALTVRFMKGLIQAMRWMYDNKEPAIEFLAKEMQLKPDAARRGWEYYTENKIWNPNAESNVEGVRTVIQIAAERGQFKSGALPAPAKYLDHSFVEEALKELGKR
- a CDS encoding alpha/beta hydrolase, whose amino-acid sequence is MKKKATKKAAKQTKSNKARVTKAKTSHKLDVRTPKSETSWEPRRRYFTHDGLKLHYWEWGDPKEETYVFVHGVRDQGRSWDHFLDELIRRGVPIKHAVALDLRGHGDSEWPSTSRGYAHEDFLTDLAGLAKHLDKESVTIIGHSLGGSMCLLYAGTFPEKVKRMVLLESLGPFARADDEVPNIMAERLNGRDYVEIPFPHETLQAAAKAIQKTFPLIPDKAALHMAQHGTNTNGGRFRWKHDPILRYRTTTAMSEGQIEAFIRRLTCPILFVYGTESDFMKSVRGHRAQMFPNATIVPIEGAGHHIPHEKPVELAEVVVPFLLAK